In a single window of the Massilia oculi genome:
- a CDS encoding multicopper oxidase family protein, which translates to MSSRRDFFTGAAALVGAGLVSRAGAATLPEAPVMTSAATQPPPPPPNGRPYNPVVTLNGWSLPWRMNNGVKEFHLIAEPVVREIAPGMKANLWGYNGQSPGPTIEVVEGDRVRIFVTNKLPEHTSIHWHGQRLPNGMDGVTGLNQPGIQPGKTFVYEFVARRPGTFMYHPHADEMVQMAMGMMGFWVTHPKNPAHHRVDRDFVFLLNAYDIEPGSYTPRVNEMLDFNIWTFNSRAFPGIDTMNVRQGDRVRIRAGNLTMTNHPIHLHGHEFEVTGTDGGWTRPESRWPEVTTDIAVGQMRAIEFIADEPGDWAFHCHKSHHTMNAMGHDVPNLIGVDHRGVAEKITKLVPDYMVMGEKGGSMGDMEMPLPENTLPMMTGQGPFGGVEMGGMFTVLKVRKDQKPGDYKDPGWYKHPAGTVAYEWKGEPPAAVRSQSAGGQAMPAAKPGDVEVTVRKPTSHKGHH; encoded by the coding sequence ATGAGTTCTCGTCGAGATTTTTTCACTGGCGCAGCCGCCCTGGTCGGCGCCGGACTGGTCAGCCGCGCTGGCGCGGCCACCCTCCCGGAAGCCCCGGTCATGACCAGCGCCGCCACGCAGCCGCCACCGCCGCCGCCCAACGGCAGGCCGTATAACCCCGTCGTTACCCTGAACGGCTGGTCGCTGCCCTGGCGAATGAACAATGGCGTCAAGGAGTTCCACCTGATCGCCGAACCGGTCGTGCGCGAGATCGCGCCCGGCATGAAGGCGAACCTGTGGGGCTACAACGGGCAGAGCCCGGGGCCGACCATCGAAGTGGTCGAAGGTGACCGTGTGCGTATTTTTGTCACCAACAAGCTACCGGAGCACACCAGTATCCACTGGCACGGCCAGCGCCTGCCGAACGGGATGGATGGCGTCACAGGCCTGAATCAGCCGGGCATCCAGCCGGGCAAGACCTTCGTCTACGAGTTTGTCGCCCGGCGCCCTGGCACCTTCATGTACCACCCGCATGCCGACGAAATGGTCCAGATGGCGATGGGCATGATGGGATTCTGGGTCACGCACCCGAAGAATCCGGCCCACCACCGCGTCGACCGCGATTTCGTGTTCCTGCTCAACGCTTACGACATCGAGCCGGGCAGCTACACGCCGCGCGTGAACGAGATGCTCGACTTTAACATCTGGACCTTCAACAGCCGCGCCTTCCCAGGCATCGACACCATGAACGTGCGCCAGGGCGACCGCGTGCGCATCCGCGCCGGTAACCTGACGATGACGAACCACCCAATCCACCTGCATGGCCATGAGTTCGAGGTCACCGGCACCGATGGCGGCTGGACCCGTCCGGAGTCGCGCTGGCCGGAAGTGACGACCGATATCGCCGTGGGCCAGATGCGCGCCATCGAGTTCATCGCGGACGAGCCGGGCGACTGGGCCTTCCACTGCCACAAGTCGCACCACACCATGAACGCGATGGGACACGACGTGCCGAACCTGATCGGCGTCGACCACCGCGGCGTCGCCGAGAAAATCACGAAGCTCGTGCCCGACTACATGGTGATGGGCGAGAAAGGCGGCTCGATGGGCGACATGGAAATGCCGCTCCCGGAGAACACCCTGCCGATGATGACCGGCCAGGGTCCCTTCGGCGGCGTCGAGATGGGCGGCATGTTCACCGTGCTCAAGGTGCGCAAGGACCAGAAGCCGGGCGACTACAAGGACCCGGGCTGGTACAAGCACCCCGCCGGCACCGTCGCCTACGAGTGGAAAGGCGAGCCGCCGGCCGCAGTGCGCAGCCAGAGCGCGGGCGGCCAGGCGATGCCCGCTGCCAAGCCTGGGGACGTCGAAGTCACCGTCCGCAAGCCGACCAGCCACAAGGGTCATCACTGA
- a CDS encoding DUF305 domain-containing protein translates to MNSYLRFGTMIAASTVVMFGLMYLNVYESAHIFFSETRLYMALVMGAAMAVVMLGFMLGMYSNNRLNVGIFVGSIVLFAVALWLARSQSTVDDVSWMKAMIPHHSIAILTSERANISDPRVQKLADQIVESQRREIAEMKALILELEGK, encoded by the coding sequence ATGAATAGTTATTTGCGGTTCGGTACGATGATTGCAGCATCTACGGTGGTAATGTTTGGCTTGATGTATTTGAACGTCTATGAGTCGGCGCATATATTTTTCAGCGAAACTCGGCTGTATATGGCCTTAGTGATGGGCGCGGCAATGGCGGTAGTTATGCTCGGATTTATGCTCGGCATGTACTCAAATAATAGGCTCAATGTAGGTATCTTTGTCGGCAGCATCGTATTGTTTGCGGTGGCGTTATGGCTGGCACGCAGTCAGAGCACAGTCGATGACGTGTCTTGGATGAAGGCAATGATTCCTCACCATTCGATTGCGATCTTGACCAGTGAGCGAGCGAATATTTCCGATCCACGCGTGCAGAAACTCGCTGATCAAATCGTCGAATCGCAGAGGAGGGAAATAGCGGAGATGAAAGCTCTTATTCTAGAGCTTGAGGGAAAATGA
- a CDS encoding c-type cytochrome, giving the protein MVALKTLLLAAVIVIAAGSAFIYSGLYNIAANDMHTAPVRWALETTRNQSIDRRDDSIRVPADLADMRRIENGARSYAAMCQICHLGPGVEPTPIHLGLNPQPPLFTKENSHQSDESLFWIIKNGIKMTGMPAWGATHSDKELWDIVAFLKKLPEYSIEQYEDLSGRAEHNSNPSSTHANGDSPAHSH; this is encoded by the coding sequence ATGGTGGCATTGAAAACATTGCTTCTGGCGGCCGTGATAGTAATTGCCGCTGGATCCGCGTTTATATACTCTGGCTTATATAATATTGCGGCAAATGATATGCATACGGCGCCAGTCCGTTGGGCGCTTGAAACTACGCGCAACCAGTCAATTGATCGTCGTGACGACAGTATAAGGGTCCCTGCCGATCTCGCTGACATGCGACGAATCGAGAACGGCGCGAGGTCGTACGCAGCAATGTGCCAGATATGTCATCTCGGGCCTGGTGTCGAGCCAACGCCAATACACCTTGGGTTAAATCCGCAACCACCTTTATTTACCAAAGAAAATAGCCATCAGTCAGACGAGAGTTTGTTTTGGATTATAAAGAACGGTATCAAGATGACAGGGATGCCTGCGTGGGGAGCGACACACAGCGATAAAGAGCTATGGGATATCGTTGCTTTTCTCAAGAAGCTCCCTGAATATTCAATCGAGCAGTACGAAGATCTTAGTGGTCGCGCGGAGCACAACAGTAACCCGAGTTCGACACATGCGAATGGAGATTCCCCCGCTCATTCGCACTAG
- a CDS encoding DUF411 domain-containing protein produces the protein MIRRLASKIALAAALCAPALAMAAAPVIDVFKSASCGCCTAWVEHLKTNGFQTRVANVDNPSDYRERGGIPNELGSCHTAMVGGYAIEGHVPASDIKRLLAEKPKAKGLAVPAMPLGSPGMEGPRKDPYNVLLVQADGSTKVFKHYN, from the coding sequence ATGATCCGACGACTAGCAAGCAAGATCGCGCTCGCCGCTGCATTGTGCGCTCCGGCGCTCGCAATGGCGGCCGCACCGGTTATCGACGTCTTCAAGAGCGCCTCGTGCGGGTGCTGCACCGCTTGGGTGGAGCACCTGAAAACGAACGGCTTCCAGACTAGGGTGGCCAACGTCGACAATCCTTCGGACTACCGCGAACGTGGCGGGATCCCGAATGAACTCGGCTCTTGCCATACCGCGATGGTAGGCGGTTATGCCATCGAAGGCCACGTCCCTGCCAGCGACATCAAGCGCCTCCTTGCCGAGAAGCCCAAGGCAAAAGGGCTGGCAGTTCCCGCGATGCCGCTCGGCTCTCCGGGCATGGAGGGCCCGCGCAAGGATCCGTACAACGTCCTGCTGGTACAGGCCGACGGCAGTACCAAAGTATTCAAGCACTACAACTGA
- a CDS encoding four-helix bundle copper-binding protein: protein MSRSTEHAIQVCQLCADICEACGDECAQHQAQHCQDCAAACRRCAQECRNMSQSAAGAASMSGSQIGSH from the coding sequence ATGAGCCGCTCGACCGAGCACGCAATTCAAGTGTGCCAGCTGTGTGCCGACATTTGCGAAGCTTGTGGGGACGAGTGCGCGCAGCACCAGGCGCAGCATTGCCAGGATTGCGCTGCCGCATGCCGCCGTTGCGCACAAGAGTGCCGAAACATGAGTCAGTCGGCCGCTGGAGCCGCATCGATGTCTGGATCGCAAATCGGATCCCACTAA
- a CDS encoding YybH family protein — protein MKKKTIPALVLSAALFAVSAASLAASPKEALAAFHDALTSGDKAKALSLLSPEIAIYESGYVERSRDEYASHHLGGDMEFAKNSTRKVLKQTERIDGNTAVVWEETETTGTSKGKPVHVFGTGTAVLEKKGDIWSIVHVHWSSRKAK, from the coding sequence ATGAAAAAGAAAACCATTCCAGCGCTCGTCCTGAGCGCTGCACTCTTCGCGGTCTCCGCAGCGAGTCTGGCGGCGTCACCGAAAGAGGCGCTCGCAGCCTTCCATGATGCCCTCACGAGCGGCGACAAGGCGAAAGCACTCAGCCTGCTGTCCCCGGAAATTGCGATCTATGAATCGGGCTACGTCGAGCGTTCGCGCGATGAATATGCGAGCCATCATCTGGGCGGCGACATGGAATTCGCAAAGAACTCGACGCGGAAGGTACTGAAGCAGACCGAACGCATCGATGGCAATACTGCCGTCGTGTGGGAGGAAACTGAAACCACGGGCACTTCTAAAGGCAAACCAGTGCACGTATTCGGAACAGGCACGGCGGTCCTCGAAAAGAAGGGCGATATCTGGTCCATCGTGCACGTGCATTGGTCCTCTAGGAAGGCTAAGTAA
- the copC gene encoding copper homeostasis periplasmic binding protein CopC, with translation MKIKSFFAAAVAVAGLVATSAASAHAKLESSSPQANAIVSPAPSQVRLQFSEQLELPFSKVKLVDEKGAVVEASKTALDDANPKVLVATVPALHSGAWRVQWSTVTRDGHKVKGQFDFRVK, from the coding sequence ATGAAAATCAAATCTTTCTTTGCAGCGGCAGTAGCGGTAGCCGGACTGGTGGCGACTTCCGCCGCGTCCGCACACGCCAAACTCGAGTCGTCGTCGCCACAAGCGAATGCGATAGTGAGCCCGGCGCCTTCGCAAGTGCGCCTGCAGTTCAGCGAGCAACTTGAGCTGCCATTCAGCAAGGTCAAACTGGTTGACGAGAAAGGCGCGGTCGTCGAGGCAAGCAAGACAGCCCTCGACGATGCGAATCCCAAGGTGCTGGTCGCCACCGTTCCGGCCCTGCACTCCGGGGCCTGGCGGGTTCAATGGTCCACGGTTACACGGGACGGTCACAAGGTCAAAGGCCAATTCGACTTCCGGGTAAAGTGA
- a CDS encoding copper resistance protein B, whose protein sequence is MGRMQGGPPPADARDPNAYNEGTKFAHLGNHEMNDNAPFWKVLFDKAEAAKGDGEQGQNVEFEAWYGNDYDKAWVKAEGERRGEALESARTELLWDRAFATFWSTQVGVRHDSGEGKSRNWLAFGVQGLAPYWFETEATAYWRPGSGLAARLSVKYEVLFTSRLILEPEVEANLYSRSDPEREIGSGLSDISAGLRLRYEVTRQFAPYIGVTWSRQFGETADFTRIRGRGQSEVQAVAGIRFWF, encoded by the coding sequence ATGGGGCGCATGCAAGGCGGTCCACCGCCGGCCGACGCGCGCGACCCGAACGCGTATAACGAGGGCACGAAGTTCGCGCACCTCGGTAATCATGAGATGAACGACAACGCGCCATTCTGGAAAGTCCTGTTCGACAAGGCCGAGGCGGCGAAAGGCGACGGTGAGCAAGGCCAGAATGTGGAGTTCGAGGCCTGGTATGGCAACGACTACGACAAGGCCTGGGTGAAGGCGGAAGGCGAGCGCCGTGGCGAGGCACTTGAGTCGGCGCGCACTGAGCTCTTATGGGACCGGGCGTTTGCAACATTCTGGAGCACGCAAGTAGGTGTCCGGCACGATAGCGGCGAAGGCAAAAGCCGTAACTGGTTAGCCTTTGGCGTGCAGGGCCTGGCTCCCTACTGGTTCGAGACCGAGGCGACAGCGTACTGGCGTCCTGGCAGCGGCTTGGCAGCACGCCTGAGTGTCAAGTACGAGGTTCTATTCACTTCCCGACTGATCCTTGAGCCCGAGGTGGAAGCGAACCTTTACAGCCGTAGCGATCCGGAACGTGAGATAGGCAGCGGCCTGTCCGACATCAGCGCGGGCCTGCGGCTGCGTTATGAAGTCACACGCCAGTTTGCACCTTACATCGGGGTGACATGGAGTCGGCAATTCGGCGAAACCGCCGACTTCACGCGCATTCGTGGGCGGGGCCAAAGCGAGGTGCAGGCTGTTGCCGGCATCCGGTTCTGGTTCTAG
- a CDS encoding copper resistance D family protein encodes MEADLALAQRFVTVVLNLSMAILVGASAAHIWLRSARSAWGIGMVPRLRKLMLLTVSAAAVAYVAVLWLEAASMAEVPISEAFPAVRSVITATHYGLAWMIGAAALLVVVFTLRAHHGERPGAAAALVRAVALGVLLYSRSMVSHAGAAGDFTWAVLVDWVHLVLISIWIGEVIVAGLVTLRTQPEWESKNRGECARFVKSLSTSATVALVGIFITGVLSAWRGLGSFENAFGNPYGTTLLIKIGLVLSAAALGGLNRFVVMPQLLAQLRKPKPEGGADGRFALILQVEACILVAVLVAAAVLSSTSPPTAS; translated from the coding sequence ATGGAGGCTGACCTCGCACTGGCACAACGCTTCGTCACGGTCGTCCTGAACCTGTCGATGGCCATACTTGTCGGCGCCAGTGCAGCCCATATCTGGCTGCGCAGCGCACGGTCGGCATGGGGCATCGGCATGGTTCCGCGACTGCGCAAGCTCATGCTTCTTACGGTCTCGGCGGCAGCGGTGGCGTATGTCGCGGTCCTGTGGCTCGAAGCGGCATCTATGGCGGAGGTTCCGATAAGCGAGGCTTTTCCCGCAGTGCGGTCCGTCATCACCGCGACGCATTACGGACTCGCCTGGATGATCGGCGCAGCGGCGCTGCTCGTCGTTGTCTTCACCCTCCGGGCACACCATGGCGAACGGCCGGGTGCCGCAGCCGCGCTGGTGCGTGCGGTTGCCCTGGGCGTACTGCTCTATTCGCGCAGCATGGTGAGCCACGCCGGCGCCGCTGGCGACTTCACCTGGGCTGTGCTCGTCGACTGGGTCCACCTCGTGTTGATCAGCATCTGGATCGGCGAAGTCATCGTGGCCGGCCTGGTCACGCTGCGCACCCAGCCTGAATGGGAGTCGAAGAACCGCGGCGAATGCGCACGCTTCGTGAAGTCGCTGTCGACATCGGCTACCGTCGCCCTCGTCGGCATCTTCATCACGGGTGTGCTGAGCGCCTGGCGCGGACTGGGAAGCTTCGAGAACGCATTCGGCAATCCCTATGGGACGACCCTGCTCATCAAGATCGGACTGGTGCTGTCCGCAGCGGCACTGGGTGGCCTGAACCGGTTCGTCGTGATGCCCCAGTTGCTGGCACAACTGCGCAAGCCAAAGCCGGAAGGCGGCGCCGATGGGAGGTTTGCTCTCATCCTTCAGGTCGAGGCATGCATCCTGGTGGCCGTACTCGTCGCAGCAGCCGTCCTGAGTTCCACCTCACCGCCGACGGCGTCGTGA
- a CDS encoding copper resistance system multicopper oxidase yields the protein MNSFDIDASCNSNWRRRFLQGAGAAIGLASLNPRSLFAQPSDRGTLRGTDFDLVIAPMPVNFTGAARIATAVNGQVPAPILCWNEGDTVTIRVTNQLQTVSSIHWHGILLPEEMDGVPGISFSGIAPGQTFTYRFKVQQAGTYWYHSHSAFQEQTGLYGPIVVLPKNGELVSADRDYVVMLSDWTDEKPERVLANLKKMSDFFNNKQPTFGEFMQDAQRMGVSGAVEKRKMWNQMRMMPTDFSDVTASRNISSALRYLINGSTSESNWTGIFSPGEKVRLRIINGSATTIFDLRIPGLKMTVVTADGQDVEPVTVDEIRVSVAETYDVIVEPTEEQAYTIFAQSIGRSGSVRATLAPRQGMQAPVPEIDEAHWLTMVDMMGAMAMSGANGGHGGHGAMQNSSSSSTASREAIATHQNHAQDAPTAADSHAGHGQSTTASTSKPAQAPKVRHARTEYGPGVDMRVDMPRTNLDDPGVNLRDNGRRVLTYADLRTVGGPVDPREPTREIELHLTGNMERFMWSFDGQKFSESLPIHFRYGERLRVVLVNDTMMNHPIHLHGMWSELESATGQFQVRKHTINVQPAQRVSFRVTADAPGHWAFHCHLLYHMEAGMFREVVVS from the coding sequence ATGAATTCGTTCGATATCGACGCTAGCTGCAATAGCAACTGGCGCCGCCGCTTCCTGCAGGGTGCCGGTGCAGCGATCGGTCTTGCAAGCTTGAATCCCCGTTCACTCTTTGCGCAGCCTAGCGACCGGGGGACTCTGCGCGGGACCGACTTTGACCTAGTGATCGCTCCCATGCCCGTCAACTTTACGGGCGCCGCGCGGATCGCTACCGCGGTAAATGGCCAGGTTCCTGCCCCGATTTTGTGTTGGAACGAGGGCGATACCGTGACCATCCGGGTCACCAACCAACTGCAGACCGTTAGCTCCATCCATTGGCATGGAATCTTGCTTCCGGAGGAAATGGACGGCGTTCCGGGAATAAGCTTTTCAGGCATTGCGCCAGGTCAGACCTTCACCTACCGGTTCAAAGTGCAGCAAGCAGGCACATACTGGTATCACAGCCACTCAGCCTTCCAGGAGCAGACAGGATTGTACGGTCCGATCGTTGTGCTCCCAAAAAACGGTGAGCTAGTTTCGGCCGACCGTGATTACGTAGTCATGCTGTCGGACTGGACCGACGAAAAGCCTGAGCGCGTACTCGCTAATCTTAAAAAGATGAGCGACTTCTTCAATAACAAACAGCCGACGTTCGGTGAGTTTATGCAAGATGCCCAGCGCATGGGTGTTTCGGGCGCGGTTGAAAAGCGCAAGATGTGGAATCAGATGCGCATGATGCCGACTGACTTCAGCGATGTCACGGCTAGCCGGAACATCAGTAGCGCACTAAGGTACCTGATCAACGGCTCGACCTCAGAGAGCAACTGGACTGGAATATTCAGCCCTGGCGAGAAGGTTCGACTTCGGATCATCAATGGTTCGGCAACGACTATCTTCGATCTGCGCATTCCAGGTTTGAAAATGACCGTCGTTACCGCCGACGGGCAGGATGTGGAGCCGGTGACGGTCGACGAGATTCGTGTTTCGGTAGCTGAAACCTACGATGTCATCGTCGAGCCGACTGAAGAGCAGGCTTACACAATCTTCGCTCAGTCCATCGGCCGCTCCGGATCGGTACGCGCAACCCTCGCACCCCGCCAAGGGATGCAGGCACCTGTTCCGGAAATTGACGAGGCACACTGGCTCACTATGGTTGACATGATGGGAGCAATGGCCATGTCGGGCGCAAATGGCGGCCACGGCGGCCATGGAGCAATGCAAAACTCGTCCTCATCCAGTACGGCAAGTCGTGAGGCCATAGCGACGCACCAAAACCATGCACAGGATGCGCCGACAGCGGCTGACTCGCATGCAGGCCATGGCCAGTCGACGACAGCATCGACGTCCAAGCCAGCTCAAGCGCCGAAGGTACGTCATGCGCGAACTGAGTATGGCCCGGGCGTTGACATGCGTGTTGACATGCCCAGGACGAATCTGGACGACCCTGGCGTGAACCTGCGGGATAACGGCAGGCGGGTACTGACCTATGCAGACTTGCGTACGGTTGGAGGACCAGTTGATCCTCGGGAGCCCACGCGGGAGATTGAACTGCACCTGACAGGGAACATGGAGCGCTTCATGTGGTCGTTCGATGGCCAGAAATTTTCGGAGTCCCTGCCAATTCATTTCAGGTATGGCGAGCGGTTGCGCGTTGTGCTTGTCAACGACACGATGATGAATCACCCGATCCACCTGCACGGGATGTGGAGCGAGCTTGAATCTGCAACCGGACAATTCCAGGTGCGCAAGCACACCATTAACGTTCAGCCCGCGCAACGCGTCAGCTTCCGGGTGACCGCAGATGCGCCGGGCCACTGGGCTTTTCACTGTCATCTGCTTTATCACATGGAAGCCGGAATGTTCAGGGAGGTAGTAGTGTCATGA
- a CDS encoding calcium-binding protein, which translates to MANNMNRAKDAQDAGARALERVGAQHAKRDGISFDFDAGSAPYDYAIRVGTGAVNTLSGSETRDYLWGLGGDDALDGGAGEDNLFGDAGADLLVGGDGGDRMMGGMGNDRLYGGAEADGLMGGAGNDLLDEGEGHGDLNGGAGDDILIGGLGADAFMISPDSGNDVIRDFTAGPGMFDHLAINGLSWADLSFADTPDGVKISWDGGSVLMNGVTKADLSQDDFMFAESPELPPSSRPADAPTPERPTMSEEGPVINGSDRSNPAFDRIADAMLRRDTPVQFGFTGDETYRVKVGTEVADTFDGAETWDHFFGRDGNDQLFGNGGDDILQGDAGDDSLEGGAGSDRLDGGMGNDQLDGGDAEDEVMGGDGNDVIDAGAGHDMIEGGMGNDTIRGGTGADAFMVMPDSGNDVVLDFEARGAAQGAFDHIAFIDIMPDQVSVQDATAGALISWDTNGDGAADGSVLLQGVYMADLRQSDFMFNEEPAFIAGVSTVGSNYVFPL; encoded by the coding sequence ATGGCAAATAACATGAACAGGGCAAAGGATGCACAGGATGCGGGCGCCCGGGCATTGGAGCGGGTTGGAGCACAGCACGCAAAACGTGATGGCATCTCTTTTGATTTCGACGCTGGTAGCGCCCCTTATGACTATGCAATCCGTGTCGGCACTGGCGCAGTCAATACATTGTCGGGCAGCGAAACGCGTGATTATCTGTGGGGCCTGGGCGGCGATGATGCGCTCGATGGCGGTGCTGGTGAAGACAATCTCTTCGGGGACGCAGGCGCCGATCTGCTCGTCGGCGGCGATGGTGGCGACCGGATGATGGGAGGGATGGGTAATGACCGGTTGTATGGAGGTGCTGAAGCAGACGGTCTGATGGGAGGAGCGGGTAACGACTTGCTTGACGAGGGCGAGGGCCATGGCGACCTCAACGGCGGCGCCGGCGACGACATCCTGATCGGGGGCTTGGGCGCGGACGCTTTCATGATCTCGCCCGACAGCGGCAATGACGTCATTCGCGACTTCACTGCTGGGCCAGGAATGTTCGATCACCTCGCGATCAACGGCCTGAGCTGGGCGGACCTTTCGTTTGCCGACACTCCCGACGGTGTCAAGATCAGCTGGGACGGCGGTTCGGTGCTCATGAATGGAGTGACAAAGGCGGATTTATCGCAAGACGATTTCATGTTTGCCGAGTCTCCTGAGCTTCCACCCTCCTCACGCCCGGCTGACGCTCCTACGCCTGAGCGGCCGACTATGAGCGAAGAAGGACCTGTGATTAACGGTTCGGACAGAAGCAATCCAGCGTTTGATCGCATCGCTGATGCAATGTTAAGGCGTGATACACCGGTGCAGTTCGGCTTTACCGGTGATGAAACCTACAGGGTGAAAGTAGGTACGGAGGTCGCAGACACCTTCGATGGGGCCGAGACATGGGATCACTTTTTTGGTCGCGATGGCAACGACCAGCTCTTCGGCAATGGTGGTGACGATATCCTCCAAGGCGACGCAGGCGACGATAGCCTGGAAGGTGGCGCAGGGTCTGATAGGCTCGACGGCGGGATGGGTAATGACCAACTTGACGGTGGCGATGCGGAAGACGAGGTCATGGGAGGGGACGGTAACGACGTCATCGATGCGGGCGCTGGTCACGACATGATTGAAGGCGGCATGGGTAACGATACCATACGCGGCGGTACTGGCGCAGACGCATTCATGGTCATGCCTGACAGCGGTAACGATGTCGTACTTGACTTCGAAGCGCGTGGTGCTGCCCAAGGGGCTTTCGATCACATCGCATTCATCGACATCATGCCAGACCAGGTATCTGTCCAGGATGCGACGGCTGGTGCCTTGATCTCGTGGGACACGAATGGGGATGGCGCGGCGGACGGTTCGGTCTTGCTGCAGGGTGTCTATATGGCGGATCTACGCCAGTCCGACTTCATGTTTAATGAAGAGCCTGCCTTTATCGCTGGGGTAAGTACGGTTGGCTCTAATTACGTCTTCCCGCTGTAA
- a CDS encoding copper-binding protein: MNALSKLTLAITLAAAASVATAQNGAHSAHGAHDAHAGHAAPATAELTDGEVKKIDKEAGKITLRHGELKNLNMSAMTMVFRVKDPAMLDQVKAGDKVKFAADRVNGAVTIVQLQAAQ, encoded by the coding sequence ATGAACGCACTCTCGAAACTGACTCTCGCAATCACCCTGGCCGCCGCAGCGTCCGTTGCCACCGCCCAGAACGGCGCGCACAGCGCCCATGGTGCTCATGACGCTCATGCTGGCCACGCGGCGCCGGCGACGGCTGAACTCACCGATGGCGAAGTCAAGAAGATCGACAAGGAAGCCGGCAAAATCACGCTGCGCCATGGCGAATTGAAGAACCTCAACATGTCAGCGATGACCATGGTGTTTCGGGTTAAAGACCCGGCCATGCTGGACCAGGTAAAGGCGGGCGACAAGGTCAAGTTCGCAGCCGACCGCGTCAACGGCGCGGTCACGATCGTCCAGCTCCAGGCGGCCCAGTAA